The Blastomonas sp. SL216 DNA window GTCTTCGCCCAGCTCGCCGGCAATCTCTTCGGCGGTCCGATCGAGCTGGTCGATATAATTGCCCGCCTCGTGGAACCAGTCGCGCACCTCTTCCCAGGGCAGGCGGGCATTGTGCTGGCCGGTGGCGGCGAGGCTGTCGTCGAGCATCGCCGAACGCTCCTGCGCCTGGCGATAGCCCTGGTAGAGGTTGGTGATGATGTGCGACAGCTCGGGATGGCTGTCGCGCAGCCGCGCAAAGCGCACCGGGTCCACCTCGATCCCGGCGAGCACCGGATCGTCGAGCAGCGTCTGCCAGTTGAGCGAAGGCCCGCCCTCGGGGGCGTCCTCCAGCTCGAAGGCGAAATGGCGTGACAGTGCGGTCAGCACCTGCGGCGTGATCGGCCGCTCGTCATTCTCGATCTGGCTGAGATAAGAGGTTGAAATGCCCAAAGCCTCGGCCATCGCGGCCTGGTTGAGACCCGAGTGGCGGCGGACGGCGCGGACGCGCTGGCCCGCATAAAGGCGTTTGCGGCGTGACATGGTCCTTGCGGACTAGTTTGCAAACTGGCGGTTTGCAAGTTCGCTATTTAACATTTGCTTGTGGGGGCAAAGGCTGGAAAAGAAGCCTCCCGAACTCACCACAAGAGGATGCGATGCAGGCCATATTGGAAGAACTGGCAGCCCGGCGCGACAAGGCGCATCTGGGCGGGGGCACCAAGCGGATCGAGGCGCAGCACGCCAAGGGCAAGCTGACCGCGCGCGAGCGGATCGACGTGCTGCTTGATCCGGGCAGCTTTGAAGAGCTCGACATGTATGTCGAACACAATTGCGTCGATTTCGGGATGCAGGATCAGATCATCCCCGGCGATGGCGTGGTCACCGGATCGGGTACGGTCAATGGCCGCCTGGTCTTCGTGTTCAGCCAGGACTTCACCGTGTTCGGCGGTTCGCTCTCCGAACGGCACGCGCAGAAGATCTGCAAGATCATGGACATGGCGCTGAAGGTCGGCGCACCGGTGATCGGCCTCAACGATTCCGGCGGCGCGCGCATCCAGGAAGGCGTGGCGTCGCTCGGCGGTTATGCCGAGGTGTTCCAGCGCAATGTGCTGGCATCGGGCGTCGTGCCGCAGCTTTCGGTGATCATGGGCCCCTGCGCAGGCGGCGCGGTGTACTCGCCCGCCATGACGGACTTCATCTTCATGGTGAAGGATTCGAGCTATATGTTCGTCACCGGTCCCGATGTGGTGAAGACCGTGACCAACGAGGTGGTGACGCAGGAAGAACTGGGCGGCGCGGTGACGCATACCGGCAAGTCGGGCGTCGCCGATGTCGCGTTCGACAATGACATCGAGGCACTGCTCGCCGCGCGCGACCTGATCGATTATCTGCCGCTGTCGAACCGCGAGGCATTGCCCGAGCGCCCGACCGCCGACCCGTTCGATCGGATCGAGAACAGCCTCGACACGCTGATCCCGGCCAACCCGAACATGCCCTATGACATGCACGAGCTGATCAGGAAGACGCTCGACGAAGGCGAGTTTTTCGAGATCCAGCCGACGCATGCGGGCAATATCATCACCGGCTTCGGCCGCATCGAGGGTCGCACCGTGGGCGTCGTCGCCAACCAGCCGATGGTGCTGGCAGGCTGTCTCGACATCAACTCGTCGAAAAAGGCCGCGCGCTTCGTGCGCTTCTGCGATTGCTTCGACATCCCGATCATCACCTTTGTCGATGTCCCCGGCTTCCTGCCCGGCGTGGCGCAGGAACATAGCGGTATCATCAAGCACGGTGCGAAACTGCTCTTCGCCTATGCCGAGGCGACCGTCCCGAAGATCACCGTGATCACCCGCAAGGCCTATGGCGGCGCGTATGACGTGATGGCCTCAAAGCATCTGCGCGGCGATTTGAACTACGCCTGGCCCACCGCCGAAATCGCGGTGATGGGCGCGAAGGGCGCGGTCGAGATCATCTTCCGCGGCAAGACGCCCGAAGAGATCGCCGAGCGCACCAAGGAATATGAAGCGCGCTTCGCCAACCCGTTCGTGGCGGCGAGCAAGGGGTTCATTGACGAGGTGATCATGCCGCACTCGACCCGGCGCAGGATTGCGCTGGGGCTTCGGAAGCTGCGGAACAAGCAGTTGGAGAACCCCTGGAAGAAGCATGACAACATTCCGTTGTGAGTGCGAAATATCGATCATTCTCCCGTCACCCTGAACTTGTTTCAGGGCCCATTTCGCCGGATTGAGCCAAAGCGCGAGACGAGAAATGGGTGCTGAAACAAGTTCAGCATGACGGAATTGGAGCAAGCGTGATGAAACTAGGCCGTCTCAACCATATTGGCGTCGCGACGCCCTCCATCGCGGACAGCATTGTCTTCTACCGCGATGTCATGGGTGCGACCAAGATTCATGATCCATTCGACCTGCCCGAGCAGGGGGTGAAGGTGTGCTTTGTCGATACGCCGGGCGCGGATGGCACGCTTAATGGCACTCAGATCGAATTGATCGAGCCGCTGCCGGGCAATGCCTCGATTGCGTCGTTCCTTGAGAAGAACCCGAACGGCGGGCAGCATCATGTCTGCTATGAGGTGCCCGATATTCACGCGGCCAAGGCGGAGTTCGAAGGCTTGGGCAAGCGCGTGCTGGGCGAGCCGCGCATCGGTGCGCATGGGACGTTGATTTTCTTCGTGCACCCCAGGGATATGGGCGGAGTGCTGACCGAGATTATGGAGACGCCGAAGCCGGGCGAGGGGCACTGATATTGCTCCTCCCCGCAACGCGGGGGAGGATAGGGGAGGTTGCCGACGTGTCGGCTACCGGACCTTGGAGAGGGGGCAGCCACCCTCTCCCAGCTTCGACTAGGTGCTTTCAGCACCAAGTCTGCGCAACCCTCTCCCGTCAAGGGAGAGGGAAGAATCACAGGAGAGAGTTGCGACCATGACCTACGAAACCATAAAACTCGACATCGCCGACCAGATTGCCACGATCACATTGAACGTGCCCGAGCGGCTCAATGCCTGTTCGCTGCCGATGGCGGGCGAGATCAACGATGCGCTCGACCGGCTCGGCGATGCGCGGGCGCTGGTGATCACCGGCGCGGGCAAGGGTTTCTGTTCGGGCGCAGACCTTTCCGGCGGGCGCGACAGTTCGATCTCGGGCGGGCAGGGCAGCTACAAGGCGCTGA harbors:
- a CDS encoding acyl-CoA carboxylase subunit beta, which codes for MQAILEELAARRDKAHLGGGTKRIEAQHAKGKLTARERIDVLLDPGSFEELDMYVEHNCVDFGMQDQIIPGDGVVTGSGTVNGRLVFVFSQDFTVFGGSLSERHAQKICKIMDMALKVGAPVIGLNDSGGARIQEGVASLGGYAEVFQRNVLASGVVPQLSVIMGPCAGGAVYSPAMTDFIFMVKDSSYMFVTGPDVVKTVTNEVVTQEELGGAVTHTGKSGVADVAFDNDIEALLAARDLIDYLPLSNREALPERPTADPFDRIENSLDTLIPANPNMPYDMHELIRKTLDEGEFFEIQPTHAGNIITGFGRIEGRTVGVVANQPMVLAGCLDINSSKKAARFVRFCDCFDIPIITFVDVPGFLPGVAQEHSGIIKHGAKLLFAYAEATVPKITVITRKAYGGAYDVMASKHLRGDLNYAWPTAEIAVMGAKGAVEIIFRGKTPEEIAERTKEYEARFANPFVAASKGFIDEVIMPHSTRRRIALGLRKLRNKQLENPWKKHDNIPL
- the mce gene encoding methylmalonyl-CoA epimerase, encoding MKLGRLNHIGVATPSIADSIVFYRDVMGATKIHDPFDLPEQGVKVCFVDTPGADGTLNGTQIELIEPLPGNASIASFLEKNPNGGQHHVCYEVPDIHAAKAEFEGLGKRVLGEPRIGAHGTLIFFVHPRDMGGVLTEIMETPKPGEGH